From a region of the Methanolobus tindarius DSM 2278 genome:
- the tuf gene encoding translation elongation factor EF-1 subunit alpha: MAAEKPHMNLAVIGHVDHGKSTFVGRLMFETGAVPAHLIEKYRAEAKEKGKESFAFAWVMDSLKEERERGVTIDISHKRFDTDKYYFTVVDCPGHRDFVKNMITGASQADAAVLVVAAPDGVMAQTKEHVFLSRTLGINQLIVAVNKMDAAEYSEDRYNQVKKDVSDLLGMVGFKASEIPFVPTSAFEGDNITKSSENTPWYTGPSLLDCLNDLKEPEKPDKLPLRIPVQDAYTISGIGTVPVGRVETGVMKKGQNVTFNPSGVTGEVKSIEMHHEEVPEAVPGDNIGWNVRGVGKNDVRRGDVCGPSDNPPSVADEFTGQIVVLQHPSAITAGYTPVFHCHTTQTACTLMSIDKKLDPKTGQVKEENAAFIKAGDAAIVTIKPTRPMVIEPVKEIPQLGRFAIRDMGMTIAAGMCMSVKQK; encoded by the coding sequence ATGGCAGCTGAGAAACCACACATGAACTTAGCAGTTATCGGTCACGTAGACCACGGCAAGTCAACATTTGTCGGAAGATTGATGTTCGAGACAGGAGCAGTACCTGCTCACCTTATCGAAAAATACAGAGCTGAAGCAAAAGAAAAAGGTAAAGAATCATTTGCTTTTGCATGGGTAATGGACTCACTCAAGGAAGAGCGTGAGAGAGGAGTTACCATCGACATCTCCCACAAGAGATTCGACACAGACAAGTACTACTTTACAGTAGTAGACTGTCCAGGTCACCGTGACTTCGTCAAGAACATGATCACCGGTGCATCCCAGGCAGATGCAGCTGTTCTTGTAGTAGCAGCACCTGATGGTGTAATGGCTCAGACAAAGGAACACGTTTTCCTTTCAAGAACACTCGGTATCAACCAGCTTATCGTTGCTGTAAACAAGATGGATGCAGCTGAATACAGCGAGGACAGATACAACCAGGTGAAGAAAGATGTAAGTGACCTTCTCGGTATGGTAGGATTCAAGGCATCAGAGATTCCATTCGTACCAACATCCGCATTCGAGGGTGACAACATCACAAAGTCAAGCGAAAACACACCATGGTACACTGGTCCTTCACTTCTTGACTGCCTCAACGACCTTAAGGAACCAGAAAAGCCAGACAAGCTTCCACTCAGAATCCCTGTACAGGATGCATACACCATTTCCGGTATCGGAACTGTACCAGTAGGTAGAGTAGAAACTGGTGTCATGAAGAAGGGACAGAATGTAACATTCAACCCAAGCGGCGTAACCGGTGAAGTTAAGTCCATTGAAATGCACCACGAAGAAGTTCCGGAAGCAGTACCTGGTGACAACATCGGATGGAACGTAAGAGGTGTAGGTAAGAACGATGTACGCAGAGGAGATGTCTGTGGACCATCTGACAACCCACCATCAGTAGCAGACGAGTTTACAGGACAGATTGTTGTCCTTCAGCACCCATCCGCTATCACAGCAGGATACACACCAGTATTCCACTGCCACACCACCCAGACCGCATGTACTCTCATGTCCATTGACAAGAAACTTGATCCTAAGACAGGTCAGGTCAAGGAAGAGAATGCAGCATTCATCAAGGCCGGTGACGCAGCAATTGTAACCATCAAGCCAACCAGACCAATGGTAATTGAGCCTGTAAAGGAAATCCCACAGCTCGGTAGATTCGCTATCCGTGATATGGGAATGACCATTGCCGCTGGCATGTGCATGAGTGTCAAACAGAAGTAA
- a CDS encoding 30S ribosomal protein S12, with protein MPNGKYAAHTLQRMRKDARWKDPRYNRRTLGLDVKADPLGGAPQGRGIVLEKVGVEAKQPNSAIRKCVRIQLIKNGRQVSAFCPGDGAINFIDEHDEVTVERIGGRMGGAMGDIPGVRFKVTAVNNVSLREMVIGRKEKPRR; from the coding sequence ATGCCAAATGGAAAATATGCAGCTCACACGCTTCAGCGCATGCGAAAGGATGCAAGGTGGAAGGATCCTCGCTACAACAGGCGCACACTGGGTCTTGACGTAAAAGCAGACCCTCTTGGTGGTGCACCTCAGGGTAGAGGAATCGTACTGGAGAAAGTGGGTGTAGAGGCTAAGCAGCCAAACTCAGCAATCAGGAAATGTGTAAGAATACAGTTGATCAAGAATGGTCGTCAGGTGTCAGCTTTCTGCCCTGGAGACGGAGCTATCAACTTTATTGACGAACACGACGAAGTTACAGTAGAAAGAATTGGTGGCCGAATGGGTGGTGCAATGGGAGATATCCCTGGTGTGCGCTTTAAGGTAACAGCTGTTAACAACGTATCTTTAAGAGAGATGGTCATTGGCCGTAAAGAGAAACCAAGGAGATAA
- a CDS encoding NusA-like transcription termination signal-binding factor produces MGEIKLSTEGIRYIALFEKLTGAAVKDCIIDDGRIIYVIKAGDMGAAIGRKGDHINRMKKTVDKQIDLVEYSDEPGVFIKNAFSPVTVKSVNITSRNNKRLAYVEVSNKDKGLAIGRNGKNIEKVKLVAKRHHDIDDVILQ; encoded by the coding sequence TTGGGCGAGATCAAGTTATCCACTGAAGGTATCCGATACATCGCATTATTTGAAAAATTAACCGGCGCGGCGGTCAAAGATTGTATAATCGATGACGGTAGGATAATATATGTGATAAAAGCAGGTGACATGGGCGCTGCTATCGGGAGAAAGGGAGACCATATCAACCGTATGAAGAAAACAGTGGATAAACAGATAGATCTTGTCGAATATTCGGACGAACCCGGTGTATTCATCAAAAATGCATTCAGTCCGGTAACTGTCAAATCAGTGAACATCACAAGCAGAAACAATAAGCGATTAGCTTATGTAGAAGTATCTAATAAGGACAAGGGTCTTGCCATAGGACGCAATGGGAAAAACATTGAAAAGGTTAAACTTGTCGCAAAGAGACATCACGACATAGACGACGTAATATTGCAGTGA
- the rpoA2 gene encoding DNA-directed RNA polymerase subunit A'' has product MTISEATIDAMIAGLNLPKNIMKTLKDDVMRVGVTKKELEDIIEQVMKSYDYACVEPCEAVGVVSAQSIGEPGTQMTMRTFHYAGVAEINVTLGLPRLIEIVDARKTPSTPMMTIALEEEYAQDRDKARMLAWEIEATHIEHLADITTDLANMHLIIDLHEKTLVHRALTPDEIADKLREELDVMVNVSDSVANQIIVTPNAPSYRELLQLAKNIHTITLKGIEGIKRVVIRKDGEEYTLYTEGSQLKNVLQIEGVDVTRTSTNNIGEIYEVFGIEAARNSIITEATNTLSEQGLTVDIRHIMLVSDIMCCDGEVKQIGRHGISGEKASVFARAAFEVTVNHLLDAGMRGDRDELNGVTENIIVGQPIKLGTGDVHLITK; this is encoded by the coding sequence ATGACGATCAGTGAAGCTACTATTGATGCAATGATTGCAGGGCTTAACCTGCCAAAAAACATCATGAAAACCTTAAAAGATGACGTGATGAGAGTCGGAGTTACAAAGAAAGAGCTCGAAGATATCATAGAGCAGGTTATGAAAAGCTACGATTATGCATGTGTAGAACCCTGTGAGGCAGTAGGTGTGGTTTCAGCACAGTCCATTGGTGAACCGGGTACCCAGATGACCATGCGTACTTTCCACTATGCGGGTGTCGCTGAAATTAACGTTACACTTGGTCTGCCACGTCTTATCGAGATTGTAGATGCAAGAAAGACACCAAGCACGCCAATGATGACAATCGCACTGGAAGAGGAATATGCCCAGGACAGAGACAAGGCACGTATGCTTGCATGGGAGATTGAAGCAACTCATATCGAACATCTTGCAGATATCACAACTGACCTTGCAAACATGCACCTGATTATAGACCTGCATGAGAAAACACTGGTTCACAGAGCACTTACTCCAGATGAAATTGCAGACAAGCTTCGTGAAGAACTGGATGTGATGGTGAATGTATCTGACAGTGTTGCAAACCAGATTATTGTCACACCTAATGCACCGTCTTACCGTGAACTGCTCCAGCTTGCAAAGAACATACACACAATTACCCTGAAAGGAATTGAAGGTATCAAGAGAGTAGTTATCAGAAAAGATGGTGAAGAATACACTCTTTATACAGAAGGTTCACAGCTTAAGAACGTTCTTCAGATTGAAGGTGTTGATGTTACAAGGACATCCACCAATAATATTGGAGAGATCTATGAAGTATTTGGAATTGAAGCTGCAAGGAACTCAATCATCACCGAAGCTACCAACACACTTTCAGAACAGGGTCTTACTGTTGATATAAGACACATAATGCTTGTATCTGACATTATGTGCTGTGACGGAGAAGTAAAACAGATTGGAAGACACGGTATTTCCGGAGAGAAAGCCAGTGTGTTCGCCCGTGCAGCATTCGAAGTTACTGTGAACCACCTGCTAGATGCAGGAATGCGCGGAGACCGCGATGAGCTTAATGGGGTTACTGAGAACATCATTGTAGGACAGCCTATTAAGCTTGGAACCGGAGATGTGCACCTAATTACAAAATAA
- a CDS encoding NAD(P)/FAD-dependent oxidoreductase, with translation MTQKVLILGAGYAGSVVANILAREFRNKIAKDELEVTILDKNDTNINQGGFTFIPFELYTPEDITRPRKKLISPRVKAFFGADGEVMNVDLQNKEITVKSDKKYTYDYLVIAMGCRADPDAVPGLTDDLNTFYTSMDDAFKVRDLVKNIEKGKVVVSVASMPVPCPGAPVKFTFMLESYLRNVKKVRDDVQLTLVWPMEPIGPPEFNKFVTSQMNEKGIEVLRNSPLSNVDASRKEITTKSGEKVNYDLLITVPPHKAPQVLIDAGLTDEKGWLSADKATLQYRGPAGNHDNVYVLGDLGPADILKTGIGAHYQAIAVSQSLKNDIHGNGIQTPYEGETGCPLVTELETPATPGRGYIATWKYSKPPEAFSTTKMGWFLYRMYYHIHWDISVKGLF, from the coding sequence ATGACACAGAAGGTATTGATTTTAGGAGCGGGCTACGCCGGATCGGTAGTGGCTAACATATTGGCAAGAGAGTTTAGAAACAAAATTGCAAAAGATGAATTAGAAGTAACAATTCTAGACAAGAATGACACAAATATAAATCAGGGTGGGTTCACCTTCATTCCTTTTGAACTTTATACCCCGGAAGATATCACAAGACCCCGCAAGAAACTTATCAGCCCCAGAGTCAAAGCGTTTTTCGGAGCTGACGGGGAAGTAATGAACGTTGATCTTCAAAACAAAGAGATCACAGTCAAGAGTGATAAAAAATATACTTACGACTATCTTGTTATAGCCATGGGATGCAGAGCAGATCCTGATGCTGTTCCCGGACTTACAGATGATTTGAACACTTTCTACACATCCATGGATGACGCCTTCAAGGTGAGAGACCTTGTTAAAAATATAGAAAAGGGAAAAGTCGTAGTCTCTGTTGCCTCAATGCCTGTACCTTGCCCCGGTGCACCGGTTAAATTTACATTTATGCTGGAAAGCTACCTGCGCAACGTCAAAAAAGTTAGAGATGACGTACAATTAACACTTGTATGGCCTATGGAACCAATAGGACCACCAGAATTCAATAAATTTGTAACATCCCAGATGAATGAAAAGGGTATTGAAGTTCTGAGAAACTCTCCACTTTCAAATGTAGATGCAAGCAGAAAGGAAATTACGACAAAAAGTGGAGAGAAAGTCAACTATGACCTGTTGATAACCGTTCCACCACACAAAGCACCACAAGTACTGATAGATGCCGGACTTACGGACGAAAAAGGATGGCTTTCCGCAGATAAAGCCACACTACAATACCGTGGACCTGCAGGCAACCATGATAATGTCTATGTCCTTGGAGACCTTGGACCGGCAGACATCCTCAAAACCGGAATAGGTGCCCACTATCAGGCAATTGCAGTTAGCCAGAGTCTTAAGAATGACATACATGGAAATGGAATCCAGACACCTTATGAAGGAGAAACGGGATGCCCACTTGTTACAGAACTTGAAACTCCTGCCACCCCGGGTAGAGGATACATCGCCACATGGAAATATTCCAAACCACCGGAAGCATTCTCAACTACCAAAATGGGGTGGTTCCTGTACCGCATGTATTACCACATACACTGGGACATCAGTGTAAAAGGACTGTTCTGA
- a CDS encoding 50S ribosomal protein L30e: MDINIDKALIKVIRTGKVIIGSNRTIDAAVSENAKMVVLAANCPADVRAKIESTNVPILNYPGTGTELGPACGKPFLIAAMAIIDSGESDILAAA; this comes from the coding sequence ATGGATATTAACATTGACAAAGCACTTATCAAAGTGATCAGAACCGGAAAGGTGATCATTGGGTCAAACAGGACCATCGATGCTGCTGTTAGCGAAAATGCAAAAATGGTAGTACTCGCTGCAAACTGTCCTGCCGACGTAAGAGCCAAGATTGAAAGCACAAACGTACCGATACTCAACTACCCAGGCACAGGAACAGAACTTGGTCCTGCATGCGGAAAACCATTCCTTATCGCTGCAATGGCAATCATTGACAGCGGTGAGTCTGATATTCTGGCTGCCGCTTAA
- a CDS encoding DNA-directed RNA polymerase subunit A', with protein MNNDIPSIPKRVGAIKFGLLSPKEVRKMSVTAIITADTYDDDGYPIDMGLMDLRLGVIDPGLKCKTCGSRAGECPGHFGHIDLVAPVIHVGFNKTIRKTLRSVCRSCSRLLLDASKKQEFLDQLNTCKEMGHLPDNIINEVFKEARKSKTCPYCSTEQLEIKFEKPSDYIEDGHKLTPTEIRDRFENIPDEDVKVLGMDPSSARPEWMILTVLPVPPVTVRPSITLESGQRSEDDLTHKLVDIIRINQRFQENRDAGAPQLIIEDLWELLQYHVTTFFDNEVSGVPPARHRSGRPLKTLTQRLKGKEGRFRGSLSGKRVNFSARTVVSPDPNLSINEVGVPFAIAMQMTIPEKVTTRNIELLRMYVQRGSEVHPGANYAIRDDGRRIRVSEINKEELAEKIEVGWTVERQLMDGDIVLFNRQPSLHKMSIMAHRVKVLPFKTFRLNPAVCAPYNADFDGDEMNMHVLQTEESRAEASILMQVQENILSPRFGGPIIGGIHDHISGLFLLTRNENAITKNAALELLRKSDIRDLPEPASYSANGEPLWNGKQIFSQILPKGLYLEFPAQACFKCETCKKRDCEYNAYVVIEDGEMLQGTIDEQSIGAFKGKILDKVVKEYSSEAGAKFVDDFTRLAIRGVMKTGLSFGISDEDIPPTAKIQIGNLLNEAEERVSKLIEAYEAKELEPLPGRTLDETIEMKIMQELGKARDQTGNIAGKQLGLENSAVLMAKSGARGSMLNLTQMAACVGQQAVRGERIRRGYAGRTLPHFDKGDLGADAHGFVKASYKSGLNPTEYFFHAIGGREGLVDTAVRTSQSGYLQRRLVNALQDLEVQYDGSVRETRGVIVQFKYGEDGIDSTKSDYSKPEAIHRIVRRVTGKEVN; from the coding sequence GTGAACAATGATATTCCATCTATTCCAAAAAGGGTTGGAGCAATTAAATTTGGTCTACTCTCTCCTAAAGAAGTAAGGAAGATGAGTGTAACAGCAATTATCACAGCGGACACATATGACGACGACGGTTACCCAATTGACATGGGTCTTATGGACCTTCGACTTGGAGTTATCGATCCGGGTCTTAAATGTAAGACCTGTGGCAGCCGTGCGGGAGAATGTCCAGGACACTTCGGACACATTGACCTTGTTGCTCCGGTAATTCACGTTGGTTTTAACAAGACAATACGCAAGACACTGCGTTCTGTCTGCCGCAGTTGTAGCAGGCTGCTCCTTGATGCAAGTAAGAAACAAGAGTTCCTTGACCAGTTAAACACATGCAAGGAAATGGGACATCTCCCGGATAATATCATCAATGAAGTTTTCAAGGAAGCCCGCAAGTCAAAGACCTGCCCTTACTGTTCAACCGAACAGCTTGAAATCAAATTTGAAAAGCCAAGCGACTACATAGAAGACGGCCACAAACTCACTCCAACTGAAATCCGTGACCGCTTTGAGAACATCCCTGATGAGGATGTAAAAGTTCTTGGAATGGACCCCTCAAGTGCAAGGCCTGAATGGATGATCCTTACTGTACTTCCGGTACCACCGGTAACTGTAAGACCTTCAATTACACTCGAATCCGGGCAGCGCAGTGAAGATGACCTGACCCACAAGCTTGTAGATATTATCAGGATTAACCAGAGATTCCAGGAGAACAGGGACGCTGGTGCTCCACAGCTTATTATAGAAGACCTGTGGGAATTGCTCCAGTACCATGTTACAACATTCTTTGATAATGAAGTATCAGGTGTGCCTCCTGCAAGACACAGATCGGGAAGACCTCTCAAGACACTTACACAGCGTCTTAAGGGTAAGGAAGGACGTTTCAGAGGAAGTTTGTCCGGTAAGCGTGTGAACTTCTCAGCACGTACTGTTGTTTCACCTGATCCAAACCTGAGTATCAATGAAGTCGGTGTACCTTTTGCAATTGCCATGCAGATGACAATTCCTGAAAAGGTCACAACAAGAAACATTGAGCTTCTCCGCATGTACGTACAGCGTGGCAGTGAAGTTCACCCTGGCGCAAACTATGCAATTCGTGATGACGGAAGACGTATCAGAGTCTCCGAAATTAATAAGGAAGAACTTGCCGAGAAGATAGAAGTCGGATGGACTGTTGAAAGACAGCTCATGGACGGCGATATTGTCCTCTTTAACAGACAGCCTTCACTTCACAAGATGAGTATCATGGCTCACAGGGTCAAGGTACTTCCATTCAAGACTTTCAGACTTAACCCGGCAGTATGTGCACCATACAACGCTGACTTTGACGGTGACGAAATGAACATGCACGTTCTGCAGACTGAAGAGTCAAGAGCAGAAGCCAGCATCCTTATGCAGGTACAGGAGAACATTCTTTCCCCGCGTTTCGGAGGACCTATCATTGGCGGTATACACGACCACATCTCAGGTCTGTTCCTGCTTACAAGGAATGAGAATGCAATCACAAAGAACGCGGCTCTTGAACTTCTGAGGAAATCTGATATTAGGGATCTACCGGAACCTGCAAGTTACTCTGCTAACGGAGAACCACTGTGGAACGGTAAACAGATTTTCAGTCAGATTCTTCCAAAGGGACTTTACCTTGAGTTCCCTGCACAGGCTTGCTTTAAGTGTGAGACCTGCAAGAAGAGAGACTGCGAATACAATGCATATGTTGTCATTGAAGATGGAGAGATGCTTCAGGGTACAATTGACGAACAATCCATTGGTGCATTCAAAGGTAAGATTCTTGACAAGGTTGTAAAGGAATACAGCTCAGAAGCAGGAGCTAAGTTCGTAGACGACTTTACCAGGCTTGCTATCCGTGGTGTGATGAAAACAGGTCTAAGTTTCGGTATCAGTGATGAAGATATTCCACCTACTGCGAAGATCCAGATAGGAAACCTCCTGAATGAAGCTGAAGAGAGAGTTTCAAAACTCATCGAAGCATACGAAGCAAAGGAACTTGAACCATTGCCAGGACGTACACTCGATGAAACCATTGAAATGAAGATCATGCAGGAACTCGGTAAGGCCCGTGACCAGACCGGTAACATTGCCGGTAAGCAGCTCGGTCTTGAGAACTCTGCGGTGCTCATGGCAAAGTCAGGTGCAAGAGGTTCAATGCTCAACCTTACCCAGATGGCTGCCTGTGTCGGACAACAGGCGGTTCGTGGTGAAAGGATAAGAAGAGGTTATGCAGGAAGGACACTTCCACACTTTGATAAGGGTGACCTTGGTGCAGATGCTCACGGATTCGTTAAGGCAAGTTACAAGAGCGGACTGAATCCAACTGAATATTTCTTCCACGCAATCGGTGGTCGTGAAGGTCTTGTAGATACTGCGGTCCGTACATCCCAGTCAGGTTACCTGCAGAGGAGACTTGTTAACGCATTGCAGGATCTTGAAGTCCAGTATGACGGTTCTGTTAGAGAAACACGTGGTGTCATTGTCCAGTTCAAGTATGGAGAGGATGGAATTGACTCCACAAAGAGTGACTATAGTAAACCTGAAGCGATCCATCGTATCGTCAGGAGAGTCACCGGAAAGGAGGTGAACTAA
- a CDS encoding 30S ribosomal protein S7, with amino-acid sequence MIQMYKLFSKWDLSEVEVADQGIRRYVNLDPVIIPHTNGKHARQQFNKSDICIVERLVNNVMRNEQNTGKKQRAMMIVSEAFDIINKRTQKNPVQVLVEAISNAGPREEVVRLKYGGISVPKAVDTAPQRRVDTALRYITKGANQAAFKSKRTAAECLASELIAASNRDAKCFSINRKDAKERVAKAAR; translated from the coding sequence ATAATCCAGATGTATAAATTATTCAGTAAATGGGATCTCAGCGAGGTAGAGGTTGCGGACCAGGGAATCAGAAGGTACGTAAATCTCGATCCTGTAATCATCCCACATACAAATGGTAAGCATGCAAGACAGCAATTCAACAAGTCAGATATCTGCATTGTTGAGAGACTTGTTAACAATGTCATGCGCAATGAACAGAACACAGGAAAGAAACAGAGAGCAATGATGATTGTCTCTGAAGCTTTTGATATAATCAACAAGAGAACACAGAAGAACCCTGTACAGGTACTGGTAGAGGCTATCTCTAATGCAGGCCCAAGAGAAGAAGTTGTAAGACTTAAGTACGGTGGAATATCTGTACCAAAAGCTGTAGACACTGCTCCACAGAGACGTGTTGACACTGCACTCAGATACATCACAAAGGGTGCAAACCAGGCAGCATTCAAATCAAAGAGAACTGCAGCAGAATGCCTTGCATCAGAGCTTATTGCAGCTTCAAACCGTGATGCAAAATGCTTCTCAATCAACAGGAAAGATGCGAAGGAAAGAGTCGCAAAGGCAGCACGTTAA
- a CDS encoding elongation factor EF-2, protein MAKDKMVDRVAALMGKPEMIRNIGIVAHIDHGKTTLSDNLLAGAGMLSKELAGNACWTDSDEEEQERGITIDSANVSMVHEYEGKEYLINLIDTPGHVDFGGDVTRAMRAVDGAVVVIDAVEGTMPQTETVLRQALKEHVKPVLFINKVDRLINELQVDGQEMQIRLGKLIDHVNKLIKGMNEERYKAGWRVDAAEGTVAFGSALYNWAISVPMMQKTGVSFQQIYDYNKADDPEKIKELADKCPLHEVLNDMVIRFLPSPLQAQEGRIGAIWHGDKESQIYKSMINADPNADLAFMVTDITMDPHAGEVATGRLFSGSLSRGMEAFVSGTSRKNRIQQVGVFMGPKRLEVENIPAGNIAAVTGLRDAIVGSTVTTLEGMEPFESITHASEPVVTVAVEAKHMKDLPKLVDVLRQVAKEDPTLKITLDEETGEHLMAGMGELHLEVIAHRIERDKGVEITTTPPIVVYRETIRGSAGPVEGKSPNRHNRFYVEIEPLEEGVRDLIKAGEISMRMPEVERREKLMEAGLDKDQAKGIVDIFESNVYIDMTKGIQHLNETMELILEGFHEVMKGGPLSKEPCMGVKVKLVDAKLHEDAVHRGPAQVIPASRQGIQAAMLMADDTLLEPYQKVFIQVPQDNMGGATKEIQGRRGIIINMTSEGDMTIIESRAPVSELFGFAGDIRSATEGRAMWSTEFAGFDTLPANLTGEIVSGIRERKGLKKELPQASDYLSM, encoded by the coding sequence ATGGCAAAAGATAAAATGGTCGACCGTGTGGCAGCGCTCATGGGAAAACCAGAGATGATCCGTAACATTGGTATTGTTGCGCATATTGATCACGGTAAAACAACTTTATCAGACAATCTTCTTGCAGGCGCAGGAATGCTCTCAAAAGAGCTTGCAGGTAACGCATGCTGGACAGACTCTGATGAGGAAGAGCAGGAAAGAGGTATTACAATTGATTCCGCAAACGTTTCAATGGTCCACGAGTACGAGGGCAAAGAATATCTCATCAACCTTATCGATACACCAGGTCACGTAGACTTTGGTGGTGACGTTACACGTGCAATGCGTGCTGTAGACGGTGCTGTAGTGGTAATTGATGCTGTAGAAGGTACAATGCCACAGACAGAAACTGTCCTCAGACAGGCACTCAAGGAACACGTTAAGCCAGTTCTTTTCATCAACAAGGTTGACCGTCTCATCAACGAACTTCAGGTTGACGGACAGGAAATGCAGATCAGGCTCGGAAAACTCATTGACCACGTAAACAAGCTCATCAAGGGTATGAACGAAGAGCGTTACAAGGCAGGATGGAGAGTCGATGCAGCAGAAGGTACCGTTGCTTTCGGTTCAGCACTGTACAACTGGGCTATCAGCGTACCAATGATGCAGAAGACAGGTGTCAGTTTCCAGCAGATATATGATTACAACAAAGCTGATGATCCTGAAAAGATAAAGGAACTTGCAGACAAGTGTCCACTCCATGAAGTTCTGAACGACATGGTAATCAGATTCCTTCCATCACCACTTCAGGCACAGGAAGGAAGAATTGGCGCAATCTGGCATGGAGACAAGGAATCCCAGATATACAAGTCAATGATCAATGCTGACCCTAATGCAGACCTTGCTTTCATGGTAACAGATATCACCATGGATCCACATGCAGGTGAAGTTGCAACCGGAAGATTGTTTAGCGGATCACTTTCACGTGGAATGGAAGCTTTCGTATCTGGTACTTCAAGAAAGAACAGAATTCAGCAAGTCGGTGTTTTCATGGGTCCAAAGAGACTTGAAGTAGAGAACATCCCTGCTGGTAACATTGCAGCTGTAACCGGACTCAGAGATGCTATTGTCGGTTCAACAGTAACAACCCTGGAAGGCATGGAGCCTTTTGAGAGTATCACTCACGCAAGTGAGCCTGTAGTTACAGTCGCTGTAGAAGCAAAGCACATGAAGGATCTTCCAAAGCTTGTCGATGTGCTTAGACAGGTTGCAAAGGAAGACCCAACACTTAAGATTACACTTGACGAAGAAACCGGTGAACACTTGATGGCTGGTATGGGTGAACTTCACCTTGAAGTCATCGCACACAGAATTGAGCGTGACAAGGGAGTAGAGATTACAACCACACCACCTATTGTAGTATACCGTGAAACCATCCGTGGCAGTGCAGGTCCTGTAGAAGGAAAGTCACCAAACAGACACAACAGATTCTATGTTGAGATCGAGCCACTCGAGGAAGGCGTCAGAGACCTTATCAAAGCTGGCGAGATATCAATGCGTATGCCTGAAGTTGAGCGCAGAGAAAAGCTCATGGAAGCAGGTCTTGACAAAGACCAGGCAAAGGGCATCGTAGATATATTCGAGAGCAATGTTTACATAGACATGACAAAGGGTATCCAGCACCTTAATGAAACCATGGAACTTATCCTTGAAGGATTCCATGAAGTCATGAAGGGAGGACCTCTTTCAAAGGAACCATGCATGGGTGTAAAGGTCAAGCTCGTTGATGCGAAGTTGCACGAAGATGCTGTCCACAGAGGACCAGCACAGGTAATCCCGGCATCCAGACAGGGTATTCAGGCAGCAATGCTCATGGCTGACGATACACTTCTTGAGCCATATCAGAAGGTATTCATTCAGGTACCACAGGACAACATGGGTGGCGCAACCAAGGAAATCCAGGGACGTCGTGGAATCATTATCAACATGACATCCGAAGGTGACATGACCATAATCGAGTCCAGAGCACCAGTATCCGAACTCTTTGGATTTGCAGGAGACATCAGATCTGCAACAGAAGGACGTGCAATGTGGAGCACAGAATTTGCAGGATTCGACACACTTCCAGCAAACCTTACCGGTGAAATAGTAAGCGGCATCAGAGAAAGGAAGGGACTTAAGAAGGAGCTTCCACAGGCATCCGACTACCTTAGTATGTAA
- the rpsJ gene encoding 30S ribosomal protein S10: MSQKARIRLSGISPVNLDGVCDQVKAIADRTGVSISGPVPLPTKKMVVPVRKSPSGDGTATWDHWEMRVHKRLIDIAADERALRQLMRIQVPKDINIEIVLQN, from the coding sequence ATGTCACAGAAAGCAAGAATAAGATTATCAGGAATCAGTCCTGTAAACCTTGATGGTGTTTGCGATCAGGTAAAAGCTATTGCAGACAGAACAGGTGTAAGTATCTCAGGACCAGTTCCACTACCTACAAAAAAGATGGTAGTACCTGTCCGTAAAAGTCCAAGTGGTGACGGAACCGCTACATGGGACCACTGGGAAATGCGTGTACACAAGAGACTCATCGACATTGCAGCAGATGAGCGCGCACTCAGACAGCTCATGCGTATCCAGGTACCAAAGGACATCAACATTGAGATAGTACTCCAGAACTAA